From the genome of Haemophilus parainfluenzae, one region includes:
- the coaD gene encoding pantetheine-phosphate adenylyltransferase, whose protein sequence is MTSVIYPGTFDPITNGHLDIIARSAVIFPKVFVAVANSPSKKPLFSLEERVELVRQSVAHLSNVEVFGFSDLLANEIKAKKITAIIRGVRTTTDFEYELQLAALNRLLTDGVDSLFFPPTEKWAFVSSTIVREIYLHHGDVKELVPEAVYLALKARRE, encoded by the coding sequence ATGACAAGCGTAATTTACCCTGGCACGTTTGACCCGATTACCAATGGGCATTTGGATATTATTGCGCGAAGTGCGGTCATTTTCCCGAAAGTTTTTGTCGCGGTGGCGAATAGTCCAAGCAAAAAGCCATTGTTCTCATTGGAAGAACGCGTTGAGCTCGTGCGTCAATCGGTCGCTCATTTGTCTAATGTGGAAGTATTTGGATTCTCTGATTTACTGGCGAATGAAATTAAAGCGAAAAAAATTACTGCCATTATTCGTGGTGTGCGTACAACAACAGATTTCGAATATGAATTACAACTGGCTGCATTAAACCGTTTATTAACCGATGGTGTGGATAGTTTATTTTTTCCTCCAACAGAAAAATGGGCGTTTGTGTCTTCCACGATTGTTCGAGAAATTTATTTGCATCATGGCGATGTAAAAGAACTGGTGCCAGAAGCCGTTTATTTAGCCTTAAAAGCACGTCGTGAATGA